A DNA window from Deltaproteobacteria bacterium contains the following coding sequences:
- a CDS encoding glycosyltransferase family 9 protein, translating into MARYRLDMTENLDSYLPSSDLSPRMLVRSERSVTGLSPADGPTLFVRMDRLGDLTLSLPADGLYPESDGERNVDWWISEGLGFVADHAVPRRRVREMKSKVTQAEFKRLLRELKDRKYKTAIVFHAPWWVSPLLWLARIPNRVGVRSQWHSFLFFNQGVRQKRSLAETSEFEYNMRVIDSMTSESEKIERLPLKLKVDPDWQSATLKKHGLTHGKYSVIHPGMAGSARNWPTSHYISWIQEASKDGKIVITGTATDEAVLQPIRQALQGAQNIEWLDSKLTGAQLLHVLEGAKCVLAPSTGVAHLAASLGRPVIGIYSPVKVQHPTRWAPQGDSVQILVPEVECPGKKACIGSTCPQYDCMNRVSLESVRSLWSALT; encoded by the coding sequence ATGGCCCGCTATCGTCTCGATATGACTGAGAATTTGGATTCCTATTTGCCGTCCTCGGATCTTTCACCGCGCATGCTTGTCCGAAGTGAACGAAGCGTCACCGGTCTCAGCCCTGCTGACGGTCCCACACTTTTTGTGCGCATGGACCGATTGGGCGACCTGACTCTCAGCCTACCAGCCGACGGATTGTATCCGGAATCAGATGGCGAGAGAAATGTCGATTGGTGGATCTCAGAGGGGCTGGGCTTTGTCGCTGATCACGCCGTTCCTCGCAGACGCGTTCGCGAAATGAAATCAAAAGTGACCCAGGCCGAATTCAAACGCCTACTTCGCGAGTTAAAGGATAGAAAATATAAAACTGCCATCGTGTTTCATGCGCCGTGGTGGGTCAGTCCGCTGCTCTGGTTAGCAAGAATTCCAAATCGTGTAGGCGTGCGATCACAGTGGCATTCCTTTTTGTTTTTTAACCAGGGAGTTCGGCAAAAACGAAGTCTCGCTGAGACAAGTGAGTTCGAGTACAACATGCGGGTCATTGATTCAATGACGTCGGAGTCAGAAAAAATCGAGCGGCTGCCGCTGAAATTAAAAGTCGATCCAGACTGGCAATCAGCCACTTTGAAAAAGCACGGACTTACACACGGAAAGTATTCTGTGATTCATCCTGGCATGGCAGGGTCTGCTAGAAATTGGCCCACTTCGCACTATATCTCCTGGATTCAAGAAGCTTCGAAAGACGGAAAGATCGTCATCACCGGAACAGCAACCGATGAAGCGGTTTTACAACCGATCCGTCAAGCGCTCCAAGGAGCGCAAAATATTGAATGGTTAGATTCGAAGCTCACCGGTGCGCAACTGTTGCACGTTCTTGAGGGAGCGAAATGTGTTCTCGCACCAAGTACTGGCGTTGCCCACTTGGCTGCTTCATTGGGCCGTCCAGTAATCGGCATATACAGCCCCGTCAAAGTGCAGCACCCAACCCGCTGGGCACCGCAGGGTGATTCCGTACAAATCCTTGTTCCGGAAGTTGAATGCCCAGGTAAAAAAGCCTGTATCGGTTCGACCTGCCCTCAGTACGACTGTATGAATCGAGTTAGTCTTGAATCCGTTCGCTCACTTTGGTCAGCACTTACTTAA